One stretch of Priestia megaterium DNA includes these proteins:
- a CDS encoding DEAD/DEAH box helicase: MNKELSDKIWKKEEFIKDYELLLSEGFKKSFSLFKEDSQLSLLSLKRLLESATIFSTTEEKEYKEAAYKIAINSLLLFKDNLENLHELIEFIMLRLGNFPAIDLMSKKGLKSDAHDKTLPFLSVVESIQKTQENTLQIKDNSFKLTDFQKELWGYLGLGLTVSLSAPTSAGKSFILQNFIMDKLITNNRFNAIYVVPSRALITQVSNTLMKSMKDNNLTNVSISTVPNISKDNHYEKEVYVLTQERLQILLKDHPEKVFDLVIVDESQLISDDDRGVILQFVLENLLNIHKETQIIFASPLTENPQLLPKIFGIEKFKSIKEEESSVSQNLIFLNVENNQIQLETQINQNKVLLGTETLSFNDREASLLSKIAVQFGMGHNNLVYAGGQAKSELIAKEISNLLTEETEDETILHFIDFIKDYIHEEYELVHSLKKGVAFHYGNIPAIIRSTIEDLYSQGKLKYLVSTSTLLHGINLPIQNLFLENPTKGSKNTSEGRKDIPIAPLEFWNLAGRAGRMGIDFQGNVFIINIKDWIENPLNNQLDKNVEIKPAFQRHLVEDSSQLISFIKDKGHTSGNPDSQGLETTFVKLYTHFLSDTLNQTFDNLDSPVSETVRNDISSALKEMYKELEIPGSLVRNNISISPYRQEQMLQYLIKKIDKEGPTKFIPLHPLRDWKEVYDNYLWTFKRIHTNLQKIPGKDRSHFYFAPLAIRWMRGESFSGLIQDAYDFKNKNMKGTPNISTVIREVMSNIEKQLRFRYVKYFSCYLDILKFALDQTGNSSWKENIPNISLYLELGASSRTMISFMELGLSRATASILTIVVKNNNLNTEDVKKWLSKVDLEKLSLPLVCKEEIINLFIYNKLTRP, encoded by the coding sequence ATGAATAAAGAGCTCTCTGATAAAATTTGGAAAAAGGAAGAATTTATAAAAGATTATGAGTTACTTTTGTCAGAAGGGTTCAAAAAATCTTTTTCTTTATTTAAAGAAGATTCACAGTTATCTTTGCTGTCTTTAAAGCGTTTATTGGAAAGTGCAACGATATTTTCAACTACAGAAGAGAAAGAGTATAAAGAAGCAGCCTATAAAATAGCAATTAATTCATTATTATTATTTAAAGATAATCTTGAAAATTTACATGAATTAATAGAATTTATAATGTTAAGGTTGGGGAATTTTCCTGCAATTGATTTAATGAGCAAAAAAGGGTTAAAAAGCGATGCTCATGATAAAACCTTGCCTTTTCTTTCTGTTGTAGAGTCCATTCAAAAAACACAAGAAAATACCTTGCAAATAAAAGATAATAGTTTTAAATTAACTGATTTCCAAAAAGAATTATGGGGATATTTAGGGTTAGGTCTAACAGTTTCTTTAAGTGCGCCTACTTCAGCAGGGAAGTCTTTTATCTTACAAAATTTTATTATGGATAAACTAATTACTAATAATAGATTTAATGCTATTTATGTAGTCCCTTCTAGAGCTCTGATTACACAAGTTTCTAATACATTAATGAAATCCATGAAAGATAATAATTTAACCAATGTTTCAATAAGTACCGTTCCAAACATTTCAAAAGATAATCATTATGAAAAAGAAGTTTATGTATTGACCCAAGAGAGATTACAGATTTTGCTAAAAGATCATCCGGAAAAAGTTTTTGATCTTGTAATCGTGGATGAATCTCAGTTAATATCGGATGATGATAGAGGGGTTATTTTACAATTTGTATTAGAAAATTTATTAAATATCCATAAAGAGACTCAAATAATTTTTGCTTCTCCTCTTACAGAAAATCCACAGTTATTACCTAAAATTTTCGGGATTGAAAAGTTTAAAAGCATTAAGGAAGAAGAAAGTTCTGTTTCACAAAATTTAATATTTTTAAACGTAGAGAATAATCAAATACAATTAGAAACGCAAATCAATCAAAACAAGGTATTACTTGGAACAGAAACACTAAGCTTTAATGATAGAGAAGCGTCCTTGCTGTCAAAGATAGCAGTTCAATTTGGAATGGGGCATAATAATTTAGTTTACGCTGGTGGACAAGCAAAAAGTGAATTAATCGCAAAAGAAATTTCGAATTTGTTGACAGAAGAAACTGAAGATGAAACAATCTTACATTTTATTGATTTTATAAAAGATTATATCCATGAAGAATACGAACTGGTTCACTCATTAAAGAAAGGGGTAGCCTTTCATTACGGAAATATCCCTGCAATAATTAGATCAACAATAGAAGATTTATATAGTCAAGGTAAACTAAAGTATTTAGTTAGCACCAGCACTCTCCTACATGGAATTAATTTACCAATACAAAATTTATTTTTAGAAAACCCAACAAAAGGTTCTAAAAATACCTCTGAAGGAAGAAAGGACATTCCCATAGCCCCTTTAGAGTTTTGGAATTTAGCTGGAAGGGCAGGGAGGATGGGAATAGACTTTCAGGGGAATGTTTTTATTATAAATATAAAGGATTGGATAGAGAATCCTTTGAACAATCAATTAGATAAAAATGTTGAAATAAAGCCAGCATTTCAGAGACATTTGGTTGAAGATAGTAGTCAACTAATTTCTTTTATAAAAGATAAAGGTCATACTTCAGGTAACCCGGATTCTCAAGGTCTTGAAACAACCTTCGTTAAACTTTATACACATTTTTTGAGTGATACTTTAAATCAAACTTTTGATAACTTAGATTCCCCAGTTAGCGAAACTGTAAGGAATGATATAAGTAGTGCTCTTAAAGAAATGTATAAAGAACTTGAGATTCCGGGTTCGCTAGTGAGAAACAATATCTCTATTTCACCGTATAGGCAAGAACAAATGTTACAATACTTAATAAAAAAAATAGACAAAGAAGGTCCTACAAAATTTATTCCGTTGCATCCTTTAAGAGACTGGAAAGAGGTTTATGATAACTACCTTTGGACGTTCAAAAGAATTCATACAAATCTTCAAAAGATACCTGGTAAAGATCGTTCTCATTTTTACTTTGCTCCTTTAGCTATTAGGTGGATGAGGGGAGAATCATTTTCTGGACTAATCCAAGATGCCTATGATTTTAAAAATAAAAACATGAAAGGAACCCCAAATATATCTACAGTAATTAGAGAAGTAATGTCTAATATAGAAAAACAGTTAAGATTTCGATATGTAAAATATTTTAGTTGCTATTTAGATATCTTAAAATTTGCATTAGATCAAACAGGTAACTCATCATGGAAGGAGAATATCCCTAATATTTCATTATATTTAGAGTTGGGCGCTAGTTCTAGGACTATGATTAGCTTTATGGAATTAGGCTTGTCTAGGGCTACAGCAAGTATATTAACGATAGTAGTAAAGAACAATAATTTAAATACTGAAGATGTAAAGAAGTGGTTATCTAAAGTTGATTTAGAGAAATTGTCACTTCCACTTGTTTGCAAAGAAGAGATAATTAATTTGTTTATATATAATAAACTAACGCGACCTTAA
- a CDS encoding recombinase family protein has protein sequence MRKIGYCRVSSSDQNPKRQIIQLQEIGCEIIYQEHTSGASTNRPELQKMLSDLKEDDTIHVTDLTRITRSTKDLFELIDYIKEKRANLNSLKDNWLNLSENNPYSHFLITVMAGVNQLERDLIRMRQREGIELAKEEGKYQGRLRKYHEKHAGMNYAIKLYNEGNMTVKQICDITNVSRSALYRNIKNNKSSLLK, from the coding sequence ATGCGTAAAATAGGGTATTGTCGAGTAAGTTCATCAGATCAAAATCCTAAAAGACAAATTATACAGCTGCAAGAAATAGGCTGTGAAATTATTTATCAAGAACATACCTCTGGAGCTTCAACAAACCGTCCTGAATTACAAAAAATGTTAAGTGATTTGAAAGAAGATGACACTATTCATGTTACAGATTTGACCCGTATAACTAGAAGTACAAAAGATCTATTTGAGCTTATAGATTATATAAAGGAAAAGAGAGCTAACCTTAATTCTTTAAAGGATAATTGGCTTAACCTTTCGGAAAATAATCCTTATAGTCACTTTCTTATTACAGTAATGGCTGGTGTAAATCAATTGGAAAGAGATTTGATAAGGATGAGGCAAAGAGAAGGAATTGAGCTTGCTAAGGAAGAAGGAAAGTATCAGGGAAGATTGAGAAAATATCATGAAAAGCATGCTGGAATGAATTACGCAATAAAACTTTATAATGAAGGAAATATGACTGTAAAACAAATATGCGATATCACCAATGTATCTAGATCAGCTTTATATAGAAATATAAAAAATAATAAATCAAGTTTATTGAAATGA
- a CDS encoding cation transporter, whose product MAHKNEQDESNISCCSSNPSTKLENEVKSDSCCSSNSIALLKEEDYQKKSSCCSLSSSKVVEEKPKEQQSTYCSSNTSSEIKIDSCCSSDSIALTKEEHLQLKSSCCSYSSASEEEEHVSDGTGEKNEYRVYGMDCPACAATIEKILKTLKDIQDVKVNYSTGKLQVVANHQLAFSPIPNLG is encoded by the coding sequence ATGGCACACAAAAATGAACAAGATGAATCAAATATAAGTTGTTGCAGTAGCAACCCTTCAACAAAATTAGAAAATGAAGTGAAAAGCGATAGTTGCTGTAGTTCAAATAGTATTGCTTTATTAAAAGAGGAAGATTATCAGAAGAAATCAAGCTGTTGTAGTTTAAGCAGCTCTAAGGTAGTTGAGGAAAAACCTAAAGAACAACAATCAACTTATTGTAGCAGCAACACGTCAAGTGAAATAAAGATAGATAGTTGCTGCAGCTCAGATAGTATTGCCTTAACTAAAGAAGAACATCTACAACTTAAGTCAAGTTGTTGTAGTTACAGTTCAGCATCTGAAGAGGAAGAACATGTTTCAGATGGAACAGGAGAAAAAAACGAATATCGAGTATATGGAATGGATTGTCCTGCTTGTGCTGCTACTATTGAAAAAATTCTAAAGACTTTAAAAGATATACAAGACGTAAAAGTAAATTACAGCACAGGAAAACTGCAAGTAGTAGCTAACCACCAATTGGCTTTTTCCCCTATCCCAAACCTTGGGTAA
- a CDS encoding ArsR/SmtB family transcription factor, whose translation MAKDRCDIYCYNEEKVNRIKSSIDVEKAQGVTKTLKALADETRLKLVLALYKGEELCVCDVANIVGSTVATASHHLRLLRNMGIASYRKEGKLAFYSLNDEHIKQLIQVLFTEKEEITI comes from the coding sequence ATGGCAAAAGACCGTTGCGATATTTATTGTTATAACGAAGAAAAAGTTAATCGTATTAAGTCTTCTATAGATGTTGAGAAAGCTCAAGGTGTAACGAAGACCTTAAAAGCTTTAGCAGATGAAACAAGATTGAAGCTTGTCCTTGCTTTGTATAAGGGAGAAGAATTATGTGTTTGTGACGTAGCTAATATTGTTGGGTCTACAGTAGCAACAGCTTCTCATCATTTGAGACTTCTTCGTAATATGGGAATTGCAAGCTACCGTAAAGAAGGAAAACTAGCTTTTTATTCTTTGAATGATGAACATATTAAGCAGTTGATTCAAGTCCTGTTTACTGAGAAGGAAGAAATTACGATTTAA
- a CDS encoding ZIP family metal transporter, protein MHIEMNLLFTIGSLLGLLVGGGLLKIVSYVVQGRIQFMYAICGGILLGLLFFDILPSTWHIYDLQGVLLGIVVGYIIMLCIDLFLHKQNSEISPLQALILLTVAIFFHNVITGITFGITDIHQSTSVFVATILHQIPEGMAIMTVLSVAKVPQLFFLLIIIFLSLSLGGSLLIGESVQASSLKLQALSTGGAIGTLSFVIFHEVIGKAITHFRRLHVWMLIGLGVLIIYFYQYSLSLFHGH, encoded by the coding sequence ATGCATATAGAAATGAATTTGTTATTCACTATAGGTTCATTACTTGGCTTGTTAGTAGGTGGTGGCCTCCTTAAAATAGTAAGCTATGTAGTTCAGGGAAGGATCCAGTTTATGTATGCCATTTGTGGAGGAATATTATTAGGATTATTGTTCTTCGATATCCTTCCTTCTACTTGGCATATATACGACCTACAAGGAGTGCTATTAGGAATTGTTGTAGGATATATCATCATGCTATGTATTGACCTCTTTTTGCATAAACAAAATAGTGAAATTTCACCTTTACAGGCACTCATTTTATTAACAGTAGCTATATTCTTTCATAATGTAATTACTGGTATTACATTCGGTATAACCGATATACACCAGTCAACTTCTGTGTTTGTAGCCACCATTTTACACCAGATTCCAGAGGGCATGGCAATCATGACTGTTCTTTCTGTAGCAAAAGTACCGCAATTATTCTTTTTACTAATTATAATCTTCTTATCTCTATCCTTAGGTGGTAGTTTATTAATTGGAGAAAGCGTACAAGCTTCCTCACTTAAATTACAAGCTTTATCGACTGGGGGAGCAATCGGTACATTGTCCTTCGTTATCTTTCATGAAGTAATAGGCAAGGCTATAACTCATTTTAGACGTCTACATGTATGGATGCTTATAGGCTTAGGGGTATTAATTATTTACTTTTATCAGTATTCCCTTTCACTGTTTCACGGTCATTAA
- a CDS encoding PCYCGC motif-containing (lipo)protein: MHKKSLVVLIMLIVSIVSTACSSSSTSEETASKEKTNATEKEHQQHSEHVSGDIREETASNEILPEFLKNKSEDMQVIYASVAQNKELLENIPCYCGCGESAGHKNNYDCFIYENKENGKVVWDDHGTKCGVCLEIAAQSVSDLKSGKSIKQIRQSIDEKYKSGYAKPTPTPEI, encoded by the coding sequence TTGCATAAAAAGTCTTTAGTTGTATTAATCATGTTAATAGTAAGCATAGTTTCTACAGCTTGTTCAAGTTCAAGTACAAGTGAAGAAACGGCTAGTAAGGAAAAAACAAATGCTACAGAGAAAGAGCATCAACAACATTCCGAACACGTTAGTGGTGACATTAGGGAAGAAACAGCAAGCAATGAAATCTTGCCTGAATTTTTAAAGAATAAATCAGAAGATATGCAGGTTATTTATGCAAGTGTTGCCCAAAATAAAGAACTATTAGAGAATATTCCATGCTATTGTGGATGTGGAGAATCGGCAGGACATAAAAATAACTATGATTGCTTTATCTATGAGAATAAAGAAAATGGAAAGGTAGTATGGGATGACCATGGAACAAAATGTGGGGTTTGTCTTGAAATTGCAGCACAGTCAGTTTCTGATTTAAAGTCAGGAAAATCAATCAAACAAATCCGTCAATCAATTGATGAAAAATATAAAAGTGGATATGCAAAACCAACACCTACTCCTGAAATTTAA
- a CDS encoding multicopper oxidase family protein, with translation MKKLWLTLILALLVVIGVACSNSEDSMKGHDMSNMKEEDRNNHDMSNMDNTNKGEQSKKEKFPSTRTTQVKTGKEFTLTAKEATHDFGNGTKLPVWTYDGSVPGSQIRVKQGDKVKINLKNELSEPVTIHWHGLPVPNSQDGIPGVTMNAVQPGKTFIYEFTASVPGTYWYHSHQDSVNQIDKGLYGTLIVEGKNEEKVDKDYTLVLDEWISSGESSMEGMDHGSMTSEENKNDTDNSTESMDGMNMNMDMEDDMSMYDLYTINGKSANNMETLKVTEGDTVKIRLVNAGYISHKIHLHGYEFKIVSTDGQPINNPAIIKDQTVTVAPGERYDLVFKANNPGTSYIESHDDTDATKNMVAKIVYDNSKKANDKLNPEESIPNVDITKYGKTTKSEFSLDSKYDVEYKMNLGTAMKDNSMVYTINNRTYPNTEPLNVKEGDVVKVTLKNTSKSADHPMHLHGHFFQVLSKNGKPIEGSPLMKDTLNVKPGEEYVVAFKADSPGNWMFHCHDLHHASAGMVTAVKYKGYKPSFTPDSNANNKPE, from the coding sequence GTGAAAAAGTTATGGCTTACTTTAATTTTAGCATTGTTAGTTGTCATTGGAGTTGCTTGCTCTAATAGTGAAGACAGTATGAAAGGGCATGATATGTCTAACATGAAAGAAGAAGACAGGAACAATCACGATATGTCTAACATGGATAATACAAACAAGGGAGAACAAAGTAAAAAAGAAAAATTCCCTTCTACTCGAACAACACAAGTAAAGACAGGAAAGGAATTCACTCTAACTGCTAAAGAAGCTACACATGATTTTGGTAATGGAACGAAATTACCTGTTTGGACATATGATGGTTCTGTCCCTGGATCCCAAATTCGAGTCAAACAAGGAGATAAGGTTAAAATCAACTTAAAAAATGAATTATCTGAACCTGTAACAATCCACTGGCATGGACTTCCTGTTCCAAATAGTCAAGATGGGATTCCTGGAGTCACTATGAATGCTGTACAGCCGGGTAAAACATTCATTTATGAATTTACAGCTTCTGTTCCGGGAACATATTGGTATCATTCACATCAGGATAGCGTCAATCAAATAGACAAAGGTTTATATGGAACGCTGATTGTAGAAGGAAAAAATGAAGAAAAAGTAGATAAAGATTATACACTTGTTTTAGATGAATGGATTTCGTCCGGTGAGAGTAGCATGGAAGGTATGGATCATGGATCCATGACAAGTGAAGAAAATAAGAACGATACAGATAACTCAACCGAAAGCATGGATGGAATGAATATGAATATGGATATGGAAGATGATATGAGCATGTATGATCTTTATACCATTAATGGAAAAAGTGCAAATAATATGGAAACCCTAAAAGTTACTGAAGGAGATACAGTAAAAATTCGCTTAGTCAATGCAGGATATATCTCTCATAAGATACACTTACATGGATATGAATTTAAAATTGTCTCAACAGATGGGCAACCAATTAACAATCCTGCTATTATAAAAGATCAAACGGTGACAGTTGCTCCAGGTGAACGATACGATTTAGTATTCAAAGCTAACAACCCTGGTACATCATATATTGAATCTCATGATGATACCGATGCTACTAAAAATATGGTTGCTAAAATCGTTTATGATAACTCAAAGAAAGCTAATGATAAACTAAATCCAGAAGAATCTATACCAAATGTAGATATCACTAAATATGGTAAAACTACAAAAAGTGAATTTTCTCTTGATAGTAAATACGACGTTGAATATAAAATGAATCTTGGTACAGCTATGAAAGACAATAGTATGGTTTATACAATCAACAATAGAACCTATCCTAATACTGAACCTTTAAATGTAAAAGAAGGTGATGTAGTTAAAGTAACGTTGAAAAACACATCTAAATCAGCTGATCATCCAATGCATTTACATGGACATTTCTTTCAAGTGTTGAGTAAAAACGGAAAGCCGATAGAAGGTTCACCACTAATGAAAGATACGCTGAATGTTAAACCAGGTGAAGAATATGTTGTGGCATTCAAGGCTGACAGTCCTGGAAACTGGATGTTTCACTGTCATGATTTACATCATGCTTCGGCCGGAATGGTCACAGCAGTAAAATATAAGGGGTATAAACCTTCTTTCACACCAGATTCAAATGCAAATAACAAACCTGAATAA
- a CDS encoding sensor histidine kinase encodes MNRLSLKLGLLFLAFILLIEVGLFFYLYTGLAGTRISEELESLRLRGNSHREVLEKHHDSAPLSHVALMESEAETDVIITDKDGKIIRTSSPLVKGARKAVEQWQGYSLRYKGEIMQGDWKNKPYIATASPIRINQKNVGTVYMFENTKDIQDMIARLQHHFYIVGVISVLFSIITVFALSKFITLPLIRMKQATQKLSQGDFSVKLGAHSRDELGQLGTSIQILANELHRLKEERNEFLSSISHELQTPLMYLKGYADVAKRQSNSEMERNKYLNIIEEEAQRLSQLVKDLFQLAQLDQHTFLIQKQNVKLYSYLHHITQHFDLALKEKDIQLHLNCPREIEANIDPERFQQVVVNLLDNALKYSDNGSEILVIVRELPKKVTITFKDQGGGIPSKDLPYVFDKLYRVEKSRSRKSGGYGLGLSIVKEIVEAHGGEVTIESGVGKGTMVEILLREDG; translated from the coding sequence ATGAATAGACTCTCATTAAAACTTGGCTTATTGTTTCTAGCTTTCATTCTATTGATTGAGGTTGGCTTATTTTTTTATCTATATACTGGGCTGGCTGGCACGAGAATTTCAGAGGAATTAGAAAGTTTAAGACTACGAGGGAACAGTCATCGTGAGGTATTAGAGAAACACCATGATTCTGCTCCCCTAAGCCATGTCGCTTTGATGGAATCAGAAGCAGAGACAGATGTAATTATTACAGATAAAGATGGAAAAATTATACGGACTTCTAGTCCTTTAGTAAAAGGAGCTAGAAAAGCTGTAGAACAATGGCAAGGCTATTCTCTTAGGTATAAAGGGGAAATTATGCAAGGGGATTGGAAAAACAAACCCTATATTGCAACTGCCTCTCCCATTAGAATAAACCAAAAAAACGTCGGAACTGTGTACATGTTTGAAAATACTAAAGATATACAAGATATGATAGCTAGGCTTCAACATCATTTTTATATAGTCGGAGTTATTTCAGTGTTATTTTCAATTATCACTGTTTTTGCGCTTTCTAAATTTATAACACTCCCTCTTATAAGAATGAAACAAGCAACTCAAAAGCTTAGTCAAGGAGATTTTTCTGTAAAGCTGGGTGCACATTCAAGAGATGAATTGGGCCAGTTAGGAACATCTATTCAAATCCTTGCTAATGAACTACATCGTTTAAAGGAAGAACGTAACGAATTTTTAAGTAGCATATCACATGAACTACAAACCCCTCTTATGTACTTAAAAGGGTATGCTGATGTAGCGAAACGCCAATCAAACAGTGAAATGGAAAGAAATAAATACCTTAATATCATTGAAGAGGAAGCTCAAAGGCTATCTCAACTAGTTAAAGATCTATTTCAACTTGCTCAACTTGATCAACATACATTTTTAATTCAAAAACAGAATGTAAAATTATACTCCTATTTACATCATATAACTCAGCATTTTGATCTGGCCTTAAAAGAAAAAGATATTCAACTACATTTAAATTGCCCACGAGAAATTGAGGCGAATATTGACCCTGAAAGATTCCAGCAAGTTGTTGTTAACTTATTAGATAATGCATTGAAGTATTCTGATAATGGATCCGAAATTTTAGTAATAGTGCGAGAACTACCTAAAAAAGTTACGATCACCTTTAAAGATCAAGGAGGAGGAATTCCTTCAAAAGATCTTCCCTATGTCTTTGATAAATTATATAGAGTAGAAAAATCACGATCAAGGAAAAGTGGGGGTTATGGTTTAGGATTATCTATTGTAAAAGAAATTGTGGAAGCTCATGGAGGAGAAGTCACAATAGAAAGTGGAGTAGGAAAAGGCACTATGGTTGAAATCTTGTTAAGAGAGGATGGTTAG
- a CDS encoding response regulator transcription factor: MPTILLVDDELRMLDLLELYLTPNGFTCIKFDSGVEALNYLEEGNEADLMLLDIMMPDKDGWEICQEVRSSSKIPVIMLTARNQTVDIIKGLNTGADDYIVKPFSEGELIARLRAVLRRASTENQEINYKGLLWSRENHLLKYEDQEIQVTPKEFKLVGLLLQYPNRVFSREDLLTSVWGYDAEIEGRTIDSHVRNVRDKLRKANFPVDNHLQTVWGLGYKWVDSN, from the coding sequence ATGCCAACTATTTTGTTAGTTGATGACGAATTAAGGATGTTAGATTTACTTGAACTTTATCTTACTCCAAATGGTTTTACATGTATTAAATTTGATTCTGGAGTTGAAGCGTTAAACTATCTAGAAGAAGGAAATGAAGCTGATTTAATGCTTTTGGATATTATGATGCCCGATAAAGATGGATGGGAGATATGCCAGGAAGTTAGAAGTAGTTCCAAGATTCCAGTAATAATGCTAACCGCGCGTAATCAAACCGTTGATATAATAAAGGGTTTGAATACAGGAGCTGATGATTATATCGTTAAACCTTTTAGTGAAGGAGAACTGATTGCTCGTCTTAGAGCAGTATTAAGGAGAGCTTCAACGGAAAATCAGGAGATTAACTATAAAGGGTTATTATGGAGTCGAGAAAATCACCTGTTAAAATATGAAGATCAAGAAATACAAGTGACTCCAAAAGAGTTTAAATTAGTAGGATTACTCTTACAATACCCAAATAGAGTGTTTAGTCGTGAAGATTTATTAACCTCAGTATGGGGGTACGATGCTGAAATTGAAGGAAGAACAATTGATTCACATGTGCGAAATGTAAGAGATAAACTACGTAAAGCCAACTTTCCTGTAGATAACCACCTTCAAACTGTGTGGGGATTAGGCTATAAATGGGTAGACAGCAATTAG
- a CDS encoding TVP38/TMEM64 family protein: protein MGRQQLEQVVVEWLSTNELIAILISLSLNIVISILGIIPSIFLTAANLKIFGFWEGTVISFFGEVIGTSVSFWLYKKGFKSFLRDKTRNHPKLDKLLSTTGKDAFFLVIGLRLLPFIPSGLVTFLAAVGNMSFLIFFLASTLGKIPAIVLESYSTYQVVNLTLEGKLILAGAALFLILYTVRRKKSNK from the coding sequence ATGGGTAGACAGCAATTAGAGCAAGTTGTTGTTGAGTGGTTATCTACCAATGAACTTATAGCCATATTAATTAGTCTATCCCTTAACATAGTCATAAGTATTTTAGGCATTATACCTAGTATATTTCTTACGGCTGCAAACTTGAAAATATTTGGTTTTTGGGAAGGGACTGTCATTTCATTTTTTGGAGAAGTTATAGGAACTAGTGTATCTTTTTGGTTATATAAAAAGGGATTTAAATCATTTTTAAGAGACAAGACGCGAAATCATCCTAAACTAGATAAACTCTTATCAACTACAGGGAAAGATGCTTTTTTTCTAGTTATAGGTCTGCGTCTATTGCCTTTTATACCTTCCGGATTGGTTACATTCCTTGCTGCTGTTGGAAATATGAGCTTTTTAATATTCTTCTTAGCTAGTACTTTGGGAAAGATCCCTGCCATCGTCTTAGAATCCTATTCAACATATCAAGTAGTAAATCTAACGTTAGAAGGAAAATTAATTTTAGCTGGGGCAGCTCTGTTTTTAATTCTCTATACTGTAAGGCGTAAAAAATCTAACAAATAA